In the genome of Streptomyces globosus, one region contains:
- a CDS encoding acyl-CoA dehydrogenase has product MRFLPTEEQTDFARAVRALLAAADVPAAVRAWSAGDFAPGRTVWRRLAAAGLFAPAAPEAYGGAGPLPVELAAAMVEVGRAGMPGPVVETASAAVLLSRLEGGPGGEAAARFVPRLVAGGEAASLLLPGGGPYALDADAAEHCFAVDAAGRLHAYGGPHPAGVAAVLRSADPARRPARLAPGGGEVLAAGPGVLAAARAAGDWARLLTAAQCLGVGEALLERTARYARQRTQFGMPIGAFQAVKHRLADTLLALEFARPLVWAAALSLDAAEVAAAKLAAGGAAYGAALTALQVHGAIGYTEELDLSLWLRKARPLRDAWGTPRECRAVVAGSWPHARRGTPAT; this is encoded by the coding sequence GCGCCCTGCTGGCGGCCGCGGACGTGCCGGCGGCGGTACGGGCCTGGTCGGCGGGGGACTTCGCGCCGGGGCGGACGGTGTGGAGGCGGCTGGCCGCGGCGGGCCTGTTCGCGCCGGCCGCGCCGGAGGCGTACGGCGGGGCGGGGCCGCTGCCGGTGGAGCTGGCCGCAGCCATGGTGGAGGTGGGGCGGGCGGGAATGCCGGGGCCGGTGGTGGAGACCGCGTCGGCGGCGGTGCTGCTGTCGCGGCTGGAGGGCGGCCCCGGCGGGGAGGCGGCGGCCCGGTTCGTGCCGCGGCTGGTGGCGGGCGGGGAGGCTGCCTCGCTGCTGCTGCCGGGCGGCGGCCCGTATGCCCTGGACGCGGACGCGGCGGAGCACTGCTTCGCGGTGGACGCCGCGGGCCGGCTGCACGCGTACGGGGGCCCGCACCCGGCCGGTGTCGCGGCCGTGCTGCGGTCGGCGGACCCGGCGCGCCGGCCGGCCCGCCTGGCACCGGGCGGCGGCGAGGTGCTGGCGGCCGGGCCGGGCGTCCTCGCGGCCGCCCGCGCCGCGGGCGACTGGGCGCGGCTGCTGACGGCGGCCCAGTGCCTGGGGGTCGGGGAGGCGCTGCTGGAGCGGACGGCGCGGTACGCGCGGCAGCGCACCCAGTTCGGGATGCCGATCGGCGCCTTCCAGGCGGTGAAGCACCGGCTGGCGGACACGCTGCTGGCGCTGGAGTTCGCCCGGCCGCTGGTGTGGGCCGCGGCGCTGTCGCTGGATGCGGCAGAGGTCGCCGCGGCGAAACTGGCCGCGGGCGGGGCCGCGTACGGGGCGGCCCTGACGGCGCTGCAGGTCCACGGGGCGATCGGCTACACCGAGGAGCTGGACCTCTCGCTGTGGCTGCGCAAGGCCCGTCCGCTGCGGGACGCCTGGGGCACACCCCGGGAGTGCCGGGCGGTGGTGGCGGGGTCCTGGCCGCACGCCCGCCGGGGCACGCCCGCGACCTGA
- a CDS encoding VWA domain-containing protein has protein sequence MTGSAIDLRKMERTAPALVNLYKSAGESLRGHGLQGGRAAVYLVLDYSGSMRPYYRDGTVQALADRVLGLSAHLDDDGRVPVVFFSTDVDAIEEIPLAGHAGRVAEIASRLGHMGKTSYHAAMDAVIDHYLEAGTRRPALVVFQTDGGPIDKRAAEAYLCKAARLPLFWQFIGFGDTHSSQFDFLRRLDDLPVPSRRVVDNAGYFHAGADPRAVPDRVLYDRLLGEFPSWLAAARAAGIVRA, from the coding sequence ATGACGGGCAGTGCGATCGACCTCCGCAAGATGGAACGGACCGCTCCGGCGCTGGTGAACCTGTACAAGAGCGCAGGGGAGTCGCTCCGCGGGCACGGGCTTCAGGGCGGGCGCGCCGCGGTCTACCTGGTCCTCGACTACTCGGGCTCGATGCGCCCGTACTACCGGGACGGCACCGTGCAGGCGCTCGCCGACCGGGTGCTGGGCCTGTCGGCGCACCTGGACGACGACGGCCGCGTCCCGGTGGTGTTCTTCTCCACCGACGTCGACGCGATCGAGGAGATACCGCTCGCCGGGCACGCCGGGCGGGTCGCCGAGATCGCCTCCCGCCTCGGGCACATGGGCAAGACGTCGTACCACGCGGCGATGGACGCGGTCATCGACCACTACCTGGAGGCGGGCACGCGCCGGCCGGCGCTCGTCGTCTTCCAGACGGACGGCGGGCCGATCGACAAGCGGGCCGCGGAGGCGTACCTGTGCAAGGCGGCGAGGCTGCCGCTGTTCTGGCAGTTCATCGGCTTCGGCGACACGCACAGCAGCCAGTTCGACTTCCTGCGCCGCCTGGACGACCTGCCCGTGCCGTCCCGCCGGGTCGTCGACAACGCCGGCTACTTCCACGCCGGTGCGGACCCGCGGGCCGTCCCGGACCGGGTGCTGTACGACCGGCTGCTCGGGGAGTTCCCGTCCTGGCTGGCGGCGGCGCGTGCGGCGGGCATCGTGCGCGCCTGA
- a CDS encoding pyridoxamine 5'-phosphate oxidase family protein → MTTNNWAAFEAREPEFASTVRARFAQYPHHVLATLRSDGSPRLTGLNVEIRGGELWLGMMQGSRKARDLRRDPRFALHSNPGPDEAMPDGDARISGRAIELVDPPELHRFAEETENPHPFDLFHADLAEVVHVRVEGDELVIRTWTPQGGLHTLRRGDDDEPPREDPA, encoded by the coding sequence ATGACCACGAACAATTGGGCGGCGTTCGAGGCGCGGGAGCCGGAGTTCGCGTCGACCGTCCGGGCCCGCTTCGCCCAGTACCCCCACCATGTCCTGGCCACGCTCCGCAGCGACGGCTCCCCGCGGCTGACCGGTCTGAACGTCGAGATCCGCGGTGGCGAGCTGTGGCTCGGCATGATGCAGGGCTCGCGGAAGGCGCGGGACCTGCGGCGCGATCCGCGGTTCGCGCTGCACAGCAACCCGGGCCCGGACGAGGCGATGCCGGACGGGGACGCGCGGATCTCGGGACGCGCGATCGAACTGGTGGACCCGCCGGAGCTGCACCGGTTCGCGGAGGAGACGGAGAACCCGCACCCCTTCGACCTGTTCCACGCGGACCTGGCGGAGGTGGTCCACGTCCGCGTCGAGGGCGACGAGCTGGTGATCCGCACGTGGACCCCGCAGGGCGGCCTCCACACCCTCCGCCGCGGCGACGACGACGAACCGCCGCGCGAGGACCCGGCATAG